A window of Pyrinomonadaceae bacterium genomic DNA:
GGCGAAAGGCGTTGGCGGGCCGCGACGGCCGCAGGACTGACTGAGGTTCCGTGCATCGAGATGGATGTTGACGAAAGCGCGGTAGCTGAAATCGCGCTAATCGAAAACATGCAGCGCAAGGATCTGACCCCATGGGAAGAAGCCGACGGCCTGCGCGCGCTGTGCGAACGATTCGGTTACACGCACGAGGACGTGGCCCGCAAAGTTGGTAAGAGCCGGAGCACCGTGACCGAAGCTTTGTCGATTGCCACTATGCCTGCTGACGTCAGGGGTATGTGCCGGGATGCCGAGATCACTTCAAAGTCCCTCCTGCTTCAGATCGTGCGACAGCCCGACGATGATTCAATGCGCGTGATTGCGCAGCAGATCGCCGAGCAGGGTCTGACTCGTGATGGCGCGCGCAAAGCGCGACGCGCCTACATCGATCCCACCGGCAGTTCCGAACCTTTTGTTTACCGGTTTGAAGCGCCGGGAAGAGAATTTCGCGTCGAGGTAAAGTTTAAGAAGTCAGATGTTTCCACGGAAGAGCTTTTTGAAGCGCTTAATGACGCGGCGCAAGGCATCGACGATGCCGTTTCGTAGTGCACAGACCTCAGTCTGTCTCTTGCTCTCCCCGAATCGGCTTTCATCAGGAAGGTCACAGACTAAAGTCTGTGCCACCTAACCCTTCTTCTTCTTTTCGGCGGCCGCTTTCTTTGCGAGAGACTTGCTCCACCGCTCGAGTGTCGGTTGCAGAGGTTTGAATATCTTGGCGCGAAACTTGTGTTGCGACTCATTCCACGCTTTTAAATGCTTTTCTGTATAGGCCCGCACCGCTGGTTCCACCTGGCCACGCTTAACTGAGTGACGCAGCGTCAGGTGATAGTGCTGAGCGACTAGCGAAAAAATAACTGCCGCTAAGTTTCCTTTGAACGAAAGCCGGGGAATGATCCGCTTGTGGAATGGTTTGTTGGCCGAGGTCAGGGGACTGATCGCGATCTCGAACCAGGCGCCCTTTACGCCTTGTTTCGGATGATAGAGGCCGGGTAGTTCCTGGCCCTTGGCCGCCATTAATGCGCGTGGTTCGGTCACTGTACTGACTAATCGCAGCCGCTCGACGCCCCTTAAATGCTCGCGCGGGACGCTTGCCAGCGCACTCTCGACATTTGCCAGCGTATTCCGGGGCAGGCTGCCCTCGTATTGATTTTCGATTTTTATCGGCATCTTTATGAACTATGAAACCTGCAGCAGAGCACTGTAGGCAATGCGATTAGTCTCAGTCAACCACAGGGCGATCGTCACCACTTACCACGAGCGTCGCTGAGCTCCGTTGAAACGCCATCGTGAAGTCCTGACTGCGGTTCGCGTTGTGGCCAACCAAGAATGCCTCCATCTCAAACCACGAACCCGAGGCTCCACATCAGGGAAGGCGCACCCTAAAGACCCAGACTTGTGGGCCGGGCCTCGCAACTCAATCGATACTGGTCGCGTCCGATAATACATATTATGTTGTCCGGTGGCCCGACCTTTGCGTCATAGGCGGTTAGTTGCCCCAAAACTAGGTTTTCTGCCCTTAAAAGTCTTTTCGTTCTCAATTGCTTCAATGGTTACGATTTGCACCGCAGTTGTGAGCGCAGCCGGATCCACAGGTTTCTGAACGTGGGTGTTTAGTGCGGTATCATGTGGGCTCGTGCCTAGGACCTCTTCAACTGAGGAAAAATCTCATGCGACACACTGCGCTCCTCATCGGCGCTCTGCTGTTTCTCTCTGAGCCGGGTGTTTACGCTCAACAACAGTCGAACGAGCCCCCGAAGGTCGAAGTAGGTGTTCACTTCACCTCTATCACAGGTCAGGAAATTCAGCCATTTTTCTTCCCCCACTCTATAAAATCGGAATCAGGTCTCGGTGCGAGATTCAGTTATAACCTGACTAAACATGTGGCGCTCGAGGCAGAGGGCAATTTGCTCGCTCGCGGTGGGTTCGCCTTCGGCTTTGACAGCGCTGCTTATAACGTCCAGGGCCAGTTTGGTGTAAAGGCAGGCAAGCGCTTCGAACGGTTCGGAGTTTTTGCAAAAGCCAGGCCCGGTCTGTTGAGTGTTCCCGAGATACTCGTCCAAACCGGCACTCAGACGATCGAAACCGGGTTCCCTTTTCCGCCATTTACTTATCCTGTTTTCGAGGCTCGGCGAAAGAACTTTTTTACGTTGGATGTTGGCGGCGTGCTTGAGTTTTATCCGTCTCGTCGAATGCTGGTGCGGTTTGATGCGGGCAATACTGTGGTTCATGTGGGGGACGTGCGATCAGTTTCCTTCACTGACATACCGCCGCCGCCAATGGCACGAACAACGCATAACTTTCAGTTCAGCGCGGGCGTCGCCTTTCGTTTCCGCGACCCGGAGCCGCCCAGCGCCGATGCTAATTTGGGTAGATCTGACGTCGAGCAAAAGTTTGAAGCAGGTGTTCAATTTACGTCGCTACTTCTGAGAGTGTGGGCCGACACCCAACTCCCGGCCTTGGGATTCGATGGAAGGGATGCCCAGTCAGGTTTTGGTGGCCGGTTGACTTACAACTTCACACGAAACATCGCGGCAGAAGTGCAAACAGACTTTTTTCCGAAAGACTTGTCTCCCTTTCCCTTTTCCAACTTTGCCAACGGCCGTGCCGGAGGCCGCATGATACAGGCTCAGGCCGGGCCAAAAATCGGCAAACGGTTTGAGAAGTTTGGAGTGTTTGGCAAAGTGCGGCCGGGCGCAGTTAGCTTTAGCGAGACGACAAAGTGGAACTTCGTGCCGTCTCCGCATAATCCGACGCCTCAAATCCAGCGACGGACGTTTTTCTCACTGGACGTTGGCGGAGTGCTGGAGTTTTACCCAACTCCGCGGATCGTGACGCGGTTTGATGGTGGCGACACCATAATTTTCTACGGCAGCACGCAGGTGCCGTTTCTGACTCTGCGTACGCCGATATTCGAAATGCCGGCGAGGAGAAAGCATCAATTTCAGTTCAGCGCTGGGGTGGGGTTCCGGTTTTGAAACTGAGGTCAAGAAATCTTTGAGTTCGAACGATTTCCGCCAGAACTTCCGAAAAATCGACACGATCTCAAGTTGTTATTGCGCGAATGTTCCGGTTTGGACTGCACCGGCACGTTCGTAATTCACGAGGATGACGCCGGTCGAGCCTACAATGCTTTCTGTCACCTTGAACGCCGCCGGGATCGCGCCCCCAGCAAACAAACGTTTCCCCTCGCCCAAAGTTATCGGATAGATCATCAACCAGAAATTATCGATCAGATCATGCTTCATAAGCGTCTGCAGCAGATTACCGCTTCCCCAAATGTGCAGATCGGGTCCTTCTCCTTGCTTAAGTTCCGCGATTTTTTTTGCAACATCGCCGTTTAAAAACACCGAGGGTTGCCATTCGGAAGAAGTCATGGTGTTCGAGGCGACATATTTAGTGGCCGTGTTGACGCCGGGCCAAATGTCGCCATGTTGCGGCCAAAACGCCGCCCAAATTTCAAAAGTCTTGCGCCCCAGTAACAGGTCGATCGGCAAGTCCAACATCTTTTTCACGGCCGCCCCGATCGCGTCGTCGTCAAGGGGCGCTGACCATCCGCCATACGCGAAGCCATCGCTCCGATCTTCCTCGGGCCCCCCTGGGGCTTGTATAACACCATCAAGGGTAATGTGTTCAAGTACGGTAATTTTTCTCATGACTGAGTTCCCTTCGAGTGCTTCTGATTTTTTTCTCTTTGCGGCTGGCTGGACTATTCCGCCGCTGCATTCGGGTCCGGGAAGAATAGAAGTTCGCGTACCTCGCCGGGCACATCGCAGGCTATGGCAGCCTTTTTCGCCCATGCAAGTGCCTCGTCCAAATCGGCGGCTTCCAGAATCCAAAAACCGCCCATGTGCTCCTTGGTCTCGATGTATGGTCCGTCGGTGACGATCACCCTGCCGTCGCGGTGCTTCCGCACCGTCTTCGCGTTGGCGGCCGGGGAAATGCCGCAGGCGAACTTTCTGGCGCCGGCTGCAATCAATTCACGGTTAAGCGCGTGGATCTCTTCGATCATCGCTTCAGTTACGGTGGACGGGTCGAAGTTGTCGGGGATGTAGTTACAAACCAGATACTGTGCCATGCGTTTTTCTCCTTGGTTTCTGTGGTTTTTGCGAT
This region includes:
- a CDS encoding ParB/RepB/Spo0J family partition protein, translating into MSRRGLPAGLSMRHDAHYVEELTQERVSHVGRVIPIDKLDPNPDQPRTEIGDLTELTASIKEKGVLEPLLVKPTFGRWMIIAGERRWRAATAAGLTEVPCIEMDVDESAVAEIALIENMQRKDLTPWEEADGLRALCERFGYTHEDVARKVGKSRSTVTEALSIATMPADVRGMCRDAEITSKSLLLQIVRQPDDDSMRVIAQQIAEQGLTRDGARKARRAYIDPTGSSEPFVYRFEAPGREFRVEVKFKKSDVSTEELFEALNDAAQGIDDAVS
- a CDS encoding YciI family protein gives rise to the protein MAQYLVCNYIPDNFDPSTVTEAMIEEIHALNRELIAAGARKFACGISPAANAKTVRKHRDGRVIVTDGPYIETKEHMGGFWILEAADLDEALAWAKKAAIACDVPGEVRELLFFPDPNAAAE
- a CDS encoding dihydrofolate reductase family protein, whose amino-acid sequence is MRKITVLEHITLDGVIQAPGGPEEDRSDGFAYGGWSAPLDDDAIGAAVKKMLDLPIDLLLGRKTFEIWAAFWPQHGDIWPGVNTATKYVASNTMTSSEWQPSVFLNGDVAKKIAELKQGEGPDLHIWGSGNLLQTLMKHDLIDNFWLMIYPITLGEGKRLFAGGAIPAAFKVTESIVGSTGVILVNYERAGAVQTGTFAQ